GGGCTGCTGGTGGGCACGGGCACGGTGTTCGCGGTTGTGGGCGCGATCTGGGCCATCGGCGGTGTGCGCTTCGCGCTGGACCCGGCGCGCAGTGCCGGCACGCTGCTCTGCGGGCTCTATGTGTTCCTGTGCGTGGCCCTGATGGAAGAGAACCTCTTCCGGGGCTTCCTGTTTCAGCGCCTGGTGGACGGTGTCGGTGCGCGGGCAGCGCAGATCGCTCTGGCATCGCTCTTCGCGCTGGGGCATTGGGGCAGTCCGGGCATGCAGGGCGGCACCCGACTCGTGGCCTCGCTGGATCTGTTCCTGGGCGCGGTGCTGCTGGGCCTCGCCTACCTGCGCACCTGCAGTCTGGCCCTGCCCGTGGGCCTGCATCTGGGCTGGAACTGGACCCAGGGCCACGTCCTGGGATTCGGCGTGAGTGGCTACGAGCATGCCGGCTGGTGGCAGCCCACCTTCCAGGGCCAAGCCGACTGGCTCACCGGCGGCGCCTTCGGGCCGGAGGCCAGCATCTTCAGTCCGATGTTGAGTCTCCTCCTGATCGTGCTGCTCTGGCGGTGGAAGGGTTCCGTCGAGAAAAGGGGGACAGACACCCAGTTCCTCGGCTGAAAGCGGCAGAGGGGGCATGGGGATTCGGGAAATCGCCTGGCACTTCGCACTGGAGAAACCTCGCCCCTTGACCCGGGAGCCTTCAATGAGTGGCACCTCACACTGCAGGAGACGCGCGGCAGCGCGCAATGCGGCACCACCTCGCAGGGCATCC
The DNA window shown above is from Thermoanaerobaculia bacterium and carries:
- a CDS encoding CPBP family intramembrane metalloprotease translates to MKPNLRSVFFDADRRLRNGWWIVVFLGFIALTRLAYKPMTQSLRGLGLGELGLEPVPFLLTLLATWGCTRLRGEPLSSVGFLLNAQWWREIALGLLVGTGTVFAVVGAIWAIGGVRFALDPARSAGTLLCGLYVFLCVALMEENLFRGFLFQRLVDGVGARAAQIALASLFALGHWGSPGMQGGTRLVASLDLFLGAVLLGLAYLRTCSLALPVGLHLGWNWTQGHVLGFGVSGYEHAGWWQPTFQGQADWLTGGAFGPEASIFSPMLSLLLIVLLWRWKGSVEKRGTDTQFLG